Within uncultured Fibrobacter sp., the genomic segment TGCATACGACCACGGTGGTCCTTTTCCCAGGCAATCAGGTCGCGGGCTCGCTTGAGTGCCGCAATCTTTTCCTTGACTTCCACGATTTCAAGGGCATTCATCTTGCCACCGTTTAGGCGCAAGTATTCTTCGAGCCTGCGGATTTCCGGGTCGTCATCCAGATTATACTCGCCCGCCACATTTTTCGTGGGTTCAACACGATAAGTCGCTTCCTGCGGTGCATCCACAGATTTTCCCTTAGCAGCAACCGTTTCATTTTCAGGAGCCTCGTCCGGAACTTCAGGAATATCATCGATTCCGTTCAACGAAAATTCATCGTCCAGCCAATTGCTCCGTCCGCTGAAAGGCGTCACCTTGTTCTTACGGCGAATCTTGAAACCATCCGGCTTGATATTCACCGTATTGTCGTCCATGTAAACGCCACGCGGAAGAGCCGCACCAGGCAAATCCATGTTCGTCTGCACTTTAGGCATACGGCGCATATCTACAGGTTCATAGCCATCGTCCTCGGTCGGTTCCTTTTTCTTGAACACCGACTTAAACCAAGAAGTCGTCTGCACCACAAACTTGAAATGCCTCGGCCGAAGTCCAAACGCAAGCACCAAAACAAGAGCCAAAACGGTCAGAAGCGAAATCAGCGGTACAAGGATCGAACTCGGGAAAAAGACCTGGGCGATGTTTTGACTAAAGAACTGCCCCAGGGTTCCGCCCCCCTGAATCAGAGCCTCCTTCGCCACTTTAGTATCACCGTAATTACGCAGCGAGAATAAGAACGAAAATACGATCGACAAAAGCGAAAGTCCAACCGCATAGCGCATAAAGCGACCACGCCTCGAAACGGACACAAGGGTTGCCCCCCACATGACCAAAGCAGAAGACACAATCAGGGAAGCGACTCTTCCAAATACGAACGCCAGCACATCGGGAACCAACTGGCCCAAATAAGGCCCCAGGACGTTTTCACGTTCCCCGCTATAGGCCGAACAAATGCACCCAAGCATCAAGATAAGGCCAAGCCCCACCAGGGCCCATCCCCCTAAAATGGATACAAAACCCTGTTCCGACGGAGAAAAAACGTCTTTTTTAGAAGATTTAGAAGATTTTCCCGCTTTCTTAGAAGATTTCTTTTGAGTAGCCAAAATGCCTCCGCAAGTACCCCCTAAATATAATTATTGTTGCTTTTTTTGTCTTGTCCACTTTTTTATTCCTAAGCACATAACCTATTGACTGTCAAAGACTTAGGCTACCAAAACCGGACTTTTTACATTCAGCGTTCGCACAAATTGTGCGTCCACGATTCACTTAAGGTTTACGACTATTTATTATCTTTCTTTGTATGAAGAACACCAAGTTACCCAAGCGATTAAAGAAGATTCTTGCGGGCTTTACCGCATCGACTATCGTTGTCATTGCGATCCTTATTTTTGGAAGTACACAAAACGACATGACCGGGACTTCCCGCGAAAGTGCGGAATCGCTCGAAAACATTTTTTACGACCTGTTTTTTAAGGGCCGCTCCTTTGTAGACGACCACGACATCGGACTGAGCGACAAGATTACCATTGCCGACGGTTACGACCCAAGCATCCTGATTGTAGATATCGATGAACCTTCGCTAGAAAAATTGGGTCCCTTTAACGAATGGGACCGCGACATTCACGCAAACGTCGTTAAGAACCTGAGTGCCGGTGGCGCATCGGGTATCGGCTTCGATATCATTTTCAAGACTGCCGATTTTGGAAAGAAAAAAGCAGAACAGGTGCTACAGGTTTTGGGCAACATCGCTCCCGAAACCCCCTGGGATTCCACCTATCCGAATATTCTCGCCAGTTTCAACTACGACTCCATGCTCGTGTCCGCCATTCACGAAAGCAACAACACCATCGTCTGCGACATGTTTGGCGAAGCCAAGGCCTATAAGCATGAATCTCAATGGAGAAAATTGAGCGGCGAGGCGCGCGCAAGGGAAATCGGCTTTGGTTCGACCATCAACAGTAACCAGGTCGACCATATCGAAAACATCGAGCCCAAGGACCTTCTGGACAATATCTTCCCCGAACTGGCTCAGGCAGGAGCTGGTGTCGGTACCGTAAACGCATACCCGGACAACGACGGTGTGGTTCGCCGCATCACGATGTTCTACCGATTCCCCAACATGGACCTTCCTGCAACAACCGACTCTTCGCTTGCAGAAGTCAGCAGAATCGACTCCAGCCACATCTACTCCACGATGTCGCTCATGACTGTCTTGCACCTGTTCCACAGGGATCCCAAGGACATCACCATCAAGATGGGCGAATACATCGACATCGGAAAGCCCTTCGGAATTTACAGGGACTCCAGCGGATTTTACCACACCACCTACCCCAATTTCAGCTACCCCATGTTCGTGGCTCTCCGCGAAAAGCTGAAGGAAAAGAAAATCGAAAAAACGGCAAGCAAGAACTTTGTCGACGTCACCAACAAGATTATCGCCATCAAGGACACCCTTGGAAAAGTTTCCTTCGACATTACCGGTCAAGACGACATTCTTGAAGGAAAAATCGTCAAGACAATGATGCGCATCACGGAGGCGACACTCGATTCCGTAGAAGAAGGCTCTCCGCTTAAAATCGGAAAGAACATCACCCTCGAACTCGACGAAGACGAAGATGACGGAAACCATTTCGTAATTAACGGAACCGGCTCCGATGAAGACGAAGAGGAAGGCATTCCTGTTTCAAGAAACATCATCAGGACGCTCCAGTTCTTTGCGGACTCCATCAAGAAAATTCCTGCAGGAAAGTCGGTGCACCTGTCCATGGATATGGACATTCATTACGACAAGGAACACAAGCGTTGGCATTCTAGCCAGGTGATTCTATCCGATGCTGTCATACGCGACATTCAGAATACCAGCGACGACAGAATCAACAACCTAAAACCCGGTGAAGAACTCCGATTCGGCCCCGTCAAGCGCATTCCTATAGACAGCTACGGACGCTACCAGGTCAACTTCAAGGGGCGTTACAACGTCGTCGAATCCAAGCGAACTTTCCAGCACCTTTCCTATAAGGATGTTTCCACAGGTAATGTCGATGCCGGTGTCTACCAGGGAAAAATTTTCATCCTGGGTTCCGCTGCTGCGGCTCTATTCGACTTCGTTCCAGTCCCGAGTGAAGAAAACTACCCCGCCGTTCTCATTCACGCCACCATCATCAAGAACATTCTCGAAGACGACTACATTGTGACCCTGGCCGAAAAATACCAGCGCGTCATCGTCATCATTCTCGCACTGGTCTGCTTGCTTTTGGGCCTTTACTTCAAGAGTTACCTGTCCGTCGCCCTTTCCCTTATCTTGATGGGCATCTACATCGTGGTCGCGTACAAGTATTTCGAAAGCGGACTCTACATCGGCGTATCCAAGCAGTTGCTTGCCATGCTCCTCACCAACATTTCGGCTCTGGTGGTCCAGTTCTATTTCGAAAACAAGGAAAAGAGCTTTATCAACAACGCGTTCAAGCAATACATTTCTCCGGAACTGATCGACGCCATGGTGGACCAGGAAATCATGCCGACCCTGGGTGGCGAAAAATCGAACATCACGGCCTACTTTACCGACATCGCCAGTTTCTCTACGTTCTCCGAAAAAATCGGTGACCCGAGTAAGCTCGTCGAACTTTTGAACGAATACCTTACCGCCATGACCGACACGCTACTCAGCAACAAGGGTACGCTCGACAAGTACGAAGGTGATGCCATTATCGCCTTCTTCGGAGCGCCGATGCCTTTGGAAAACCACGCCCAAAGTGCCTGCGACTCCGCAATCGACATGCAGAACAAACTTTTGCAGCTCCGCAAGAAATGGGCAAGCGAAGGGAACAAGTGGCCCAAAGTCGTCCACGACATGCACATGCGAATCGGTATCAACTCCGGCGACATCGTGACGGGAAACATGGGTTCTACCATGCGAAAGAACTACACCATGATGGGTGATGCCGTGAACCTCGCTGCACGCCTAGAAAGTGCCGCCAAGCAGTACGGTGCCTATATTCAAATTAGCGAGGACACCCAGAAGCACCTGGACGAAGGCCGTTTCATCTACCGTTCGCTCGACACCATCCGCGTGATAGGCAAGAGCCAGCCGGTCAAGACATTCGAATTGCTGGAAAAGACCGGTTGCGAAAACGAGGCTACCCTCACCGAACTCGTCGGCATTTGGGAAAAGGCCCGCTCCTGCTACCTGAATATGGAATGGGACAACGCCAAGGCCCTGTTCGAGCAGTGCCTAGAAATCGAGCCGCATCACCCCGACCGCGACCCCGGCAGCAAGACAACCCCGTCGCACATTTACATCAAGCGCTGCGAAGCGTATAAAATAAACCCGCCAGTGGCACCTGGCGAGGAATGGGACGGCGTATTCACCGCTACAGAAAAATAGTATATGTCATTCTGAGCGAAGAACCGTAGGTTCGAAGTCAAAGAATTTAAAAACAATTAGAGATCCTTCGACACTGTCATTCCACTTCGTGGCTTGACAGGTTCGCCTCGGCAATGCAAGCCCATAAAATGGTCTTTCGCTGCTCTCGGCTCCCAAGTCATTCTCGACCGAAGGGAGGGCGGACAGCACTTGGCAAGTGGACGCCTTTGGCGTCCGCAATTTCGGCTCAACCATGCCAGAATGTAAACATTCTGTCGCGGCGTTCGCCTTATATGCTTTTGTTGCCTTAGTGCACATGGTCCTCGAAGGGGAGAATCCAGTGCTGAATCCCGTCGCTACGCTCCAGGATGACTGCTCAGGAAGACACTTCGTGTCAATTCAACTCGATATTGTCGATGAGTCTTGTCTTTCCGAAGAAGGCGGCCACCAAGATGACAACCTTATCTTCGGGAGCGAGCATTCCGGAGAACTTCTGCAAGTCCTTCTGGTTGACGACTTCCACGAACTGCACGATGCCGCGAGCGGCAAGGATAGACTTCAGCACAATGTCGCGAATCTTGGAGACGCTGCGTTCGCCCGCCTCATAGGCGGCCTTCGCCTGCGTCAAGCCGTCATAAATGCCCAGAGCACGGCTGCGTTCGTCTTCGCTCAGGTATTCGTTGCGGCTCGAAAGGGCAAGACCGGTCTCTTCGCGCACCAGCTTGACGCGATGAATCGTCAAGTCAAAGTTCAAGTCCTTCACCATGCGTTCGATAAGGAATACCTGCTGGTAGTCCTTTTCACCAAAATAGGCATGGTTGCAACCCGAAATCAGGAACAGCTTGGACACCACCGTGAGAACTCCACGGAAATGCCCCGGACGGTAGGCGCCGCAATACATGCATTCGAGAGTTTCGTCGCGCACAAGCGTGAGCGGATCTCCATCGGGGTACATTTCCTGCACACTCGGTGCAAACACATAATCGGCCCCAAGGGACGCCGCGAAATTGGCATCGGCTTCAAGACGTTTCGGGTACTTGTCCAAATCCTCGTTTTTCCCGAACTGGATCGGGTTCAAAAACACACTAACCACCGTAATGTCGCAGTCCTTGACGGACTCCTTAATAAGCGCTCCGTGCCCATCGTGAAGGGCTCCCATGGTCGGTACAAGCCCAATCACCTTGCCTTCCTTGGAAAGCGGTTTGAGAATTTTACGGAGAGATTCAACAGTAGTTACGATTTGCATTATTTACCTTCTGGAACAAAATAAGTCGTCTGTTTCGGGCACGAGGCAATGGCATCCAGCACCAGCTGTAAATGGGCCTCGTTATGAACAAAATCAATATTGTCCGTATTGATAATCAGCACGGGCGCATAAGGGTAATTCCAAAAATGTTGGTCGAAGCGTTCCATGAGTCCGCTCAGGTAAGAACCTTCGATGGTCTTTTCCATGGCACGCCCACGGCCGTGAATGCGTTTTAGAAGTGTCGGCACCGACGCTTGCAGGTAAACAACAAGGTCCGGTCGCGGAACATCGTGATTCAGGGCGCGCGCTACCTGTTCGTACATGGCGTATTCGCTTTCAGACAAGTTCTGCGCTGCAAAAATCTGGTCTTTGTCAAAGGTGTAATCGCTTACCAGCAGGTCGCGGAAAAGGTCGCTTTGAAGGGCGGAATTCTGCAACTGCTTGAGGCGGTCCAGCAAGAAAAACAGCTGAGTCTGGAACGCGTAAGCCTCTTTGTTCTGGTAAAATTTTTCAAGAAACGGGTTCTCGATAAAATTTTCTTCGATAAACATCGCTTTCCAACGTTCGGAGATAATCCGTGCAAGCGAAGTCTTGCCGACTCCGATAGCCCCTTCTATCGCTAAGAAATGGACGCCTTTTTCTTTCAGCATTTCAGGGTTCCTCCGAAGTAATGACGCGGAACGGGATTTTTTCTTCTTTCTGCAAGAGGTCCGAAAGCAATTGTTTGACCTTGACTCCCACCTGCGGATCGTCCCATTCCGGAGCAATATCGTTCAAGGGCACCAGAACAAACTGGCGGTTTACAATTTGCGGATGCGGAAGATTCGGCCTCCCCTGGTGGACTTCCTTTCCAAAATAAAGGAGATCGAGGTCTATTTCACGAGAATTCCAATGTCCGCGGGGTTTTCTGCCCAGTACAAACTCGGCACCTTTCAGATAATGGAGCAAGCGAGTAGACGTTCCCGAATACCAGAAACTCACGACCTGGTTGAAATAGGGCCCCTGACCCGCCGGTCCGACCGGAGGAGTTTCATAGATGGGGCTTTCCAACCATCCGCCCGCCGAAATTTTGCGGAGCATTTCGCGACCCTCGCTCAAATGCTTAGAGCGACTGGGGAGGTTCGATCCCAACGCGACAAAAACTCGTTCTAATGAATCCACGTTGCAAATATAGATATTCAAGGCCGTCTTTTTATGTCAAAAACGTGAATTAGAGGACTCTTGACGCCCAAACAGGGAACATCAAAAGAAAAAATGTTTTTTCAATCAAAAAAACTCTATTTTCTATGACAAATCCACATATTTTAGTTATTTTATTGTCCGTCGTACGAAAAGTGTACGGCTGGCCCATTCCAGTTCATCAAAAAATACCTGCCATTGGGCATTATTCATCTTTACATTAACATTTATATATCACCAACATTGCTGTTTAAATTATATAGGATACCATCGTGGCTCCAATAAAAAAGAATTCCAAAGTTACTCACTTGGCTGACCAGGAATCTACAGGCATGGAAATTCCTGCAGAACTCGATCTTAAATTCGATAACGATACAGAAGAAAAAGCGGCAAAGCCCAAACGCGGAAGGCCTGCTAAGGCAAAATCGGACAAGAAAAGCTCCGCAAAGCACACCGAAAACGAATCCGCACCCGAACAAGAAAACTCTGTCGCACAAGAAAACAGCAACGTTGCAGAACCTGAGTTTCAGGCTCAACCCGAAGAATTCAAGCCCGTAAGTCCGATTCCCGCAGAAAATCCTGTTTCCGTCGAAGGGGCCGAGCAGGTAAATGCAAGCGCAGAAACCGCAAGCGAAAACCCGTCGACTGAAAATGCAGAAAACGCTCAGGGCGAAAATGCTCAGAACGATGGCGGTCAGCAGAAATTCCAGAACCAGCAAAACCGTCGTTTCGACAAGTTCGGCAAGAACAACCGCCGTTTCGACAAGAACAATCGCCAGAACAGGAATTTCCAGCCCGAAGAAGAAGACCCGACTCCGCTCCCGGAACCGGACTCCGAAGCATGGAACAAGGCACGCGAATGTTGGAGCAAGTACCGCAAGATGACCATGAGCGACTTGCAGGAACTCGCCTCCCAAAAGGAAAATCTGGACTTTAGGCGTTACCGCAAGCAGTCTCTTGGCCTTTTATTGCAGAGTCTCGAAAACGAGAACAATATCGTCTATGCGGAAGGCCTTCTTGAAATCACTCCGCAAGGTCACGGATTCCTTCGCAATACGGAATTCAACTACCAGCAGGGCCCGGACGACGTCTACGTGAGCCAGAACCTGATTCGCAAGCTCGGCCTGAAAGTCGGCGACACCGTTGCAGGTCTTGCCCGCCCCCCGCGCGATCAGCAAGACAAGTACTACGCCCTTCGCCGTGTAGACAAGGTTAATTTCGAAGACCCCGAAAAAATCAAGCGCCGCGTGGCATTCGAATACCTGACCCCGATTCACCCGAACGAAAAGATTAAGCTGGAATGGAACTCTGAAGAATTCAGCACCCGCGTCATGGATCTGTTCTCGCCCATCGGAAAAGGCCAGCGCAGTATTATTCTAGCCCCTCCGCGTACCGGTAAGACCATTCTCTTGCAGAACATGGTGCGTGCGATCGCGAAGAACCATCCCGAAATTATCATCATGGTTCTTTTGATTGACGAACGCCCCGAAGAAGTGACCGAAATGCGCGAAATCGTCGGAAAGCTCGTCGAAAACAACCCGAACCTGCGTGCCGAAGTAGTCGCCTCGACCTTCGACGAACCGCCTGACCATCACGCCCGCGTGGCCACCATGGTCCTTGAAAAGGCAAAGCGCCTGGTCGAACAGCAAAAGGACGTCGTGGTGCTCCTCGATTCCATCACCCGATTCGCCCGCGCAAACAACGTTGTCATTCCGCACTCCGGCAAGATTCTTTCGGGCGGCGTGGACGCAAACGCCATGCAGTTCCCCAAGAAATTCTTCGGTGCAGCCCGTAAGATTGCAGACAAACTTGGCGACTTCATGAGAGACTCCAACGGTCAAATCGTCCTCGCCAATACGGGCGACCCCGAAAATCCGACAGAACCCGTACGCGAAATTATCCAGAAAAACGGCTCTCTCACCATTATCGGCACGGCCCTGATTGAAACGGGTAGCCGCATGGACGAAGTGATTTTCGAAGAATTCAAGGGTACCGGCAACATGGAACTGGTCCTTGACCGCCGTCTCGCCGAAAGACGCACCTGGCCCGCCATTGACATCTTCAAGTCCGGCACCCGTAAAGAAGAACGCCTCCTTACGATGCACGAACGCAATGTCATCTGGAATTTCCGCCAGGGAACGCAGAACGACACTGAAAACGGAGTCATGGACAAACTCATCAAGTTCATGAAACAGAACAAGACCAATGCCGATTTGATTGAATTTATGGCAAAGGCCAGGGACAGCGTTAATCGATAAGTTTTTAACAGAAGGTATTGAACATGTCAGAAAAAATCTTTTTCGCAGGCACCGGCAACATGGGAGGAGCAATTCTCCGCGGTCTTTTGAAGGCCGGAACCGACGCATCCACCATTTTCTTCTTTGACCCCTCCGACAAGGCCGCCGCCGAAGTTTCCGCTCTCGGTTGCGTACGCGTAGGTAGCTTTGCAGAAGGCATCAACAAGGCAGACGTCACCTTCCTTTGCGTGAAGCCGCAGATTTTCAAGCTGGTGAGCGCCGAATGGAAAGCCGCTGCAGCCGCCGAAAAGTCCACGAAGACTTTCGTGAGCATTATGGCAGGCGTGACTCGCAAGGCCCTTATCGAAGTCCTGGGCGAAAAGAACCAGATTCTCCGCGTAATGCCGAACTTGCCGCTTACAGTCGGCAAGGGTTCCGTGGGACTTGCCACTGACGGCGTCACCGAAGAAACCCTCGCCATTGCCGAACGTATTTTCGGAAACATCGGCGTCACCTGCCGCGTGGCCGAATCGCTGATGGATGCGGTCACCGGACTTTCGGGCAGCGCTCCCGCCTACGTTTTCGAATTCATCGAAGGCCTTACCCGCGGTGGCGTGAAGGCTGGCCTTACCCGCGATGTCGCTCTCAAGCTCGCCCTTGGCACCATCGAAGGTAGCGTCGAACTCGTGAAGCAGTCCGGCAAGAGCCCCAGCGACCTCTGCGCCATGGTCTGCTCGCCTGCAGGCACCACCATCGCGGGCATCAACGCCCTCGAAGAAGGCGCCTTCCGCAGCACGCTCATCAAGGCAGTCGTTGCCGGCACCGATCGCAGCAAGGAACTGGGAAAGTAAGCCCCTAAATGGCGACCTTCAATCTATTCGCGAAAGATAATGCAACGTCCTCTTTTATACAGGACGTTCTTTCGTCGGTGGATTACCAGGTCGATATTTTCCGCGACATTCCCTCGGCAGACGCTATTCCGCAAGTGCCTCTTGTTATTTGGGATCTGGATTCATTCCCCAAGCAAAGCCTACAGATGCTTCGGCTTTTTCGGGAAAAGTCTCCGGATACCCTGATTCTTGCATACGCGGAAAGTCCCGAACAGCTCAGTGGAATTTCGAACAAGCTTTACGACAGTTTTCTTTCGGTGGAATCTTTAAAGCTCCACCTGATGTCGCAAATTGCAAAGCTGAAAGAAATCCGCACGGCGCGTCAAATTTTTAACGAGCGCATGAGCCACCTGGTCGGGAAAAGCCCTGCCATGCAACAGCTCCGAAAAACAGTCCAGCGGGCCATTGTGCATACCGGCCCCGTACTTATTCAAGGGGAAACCGGCGTCGGCAAGGAACTGATCGCCCGAGCAGTCGGCTGCATGTACGAAAAGTTCATCACCGTAAACTGTAGCGCCATTCCCGAAAACCTGTTCGAAAGCGAACTTTTTGGACACACCCGTGGAGCATTCACGGGGGCTCAAAATGAACGCATCGGTCTTTTTGAGGCAGCCGACGGCGGAGCCATTTTCCTCGACGAAATTGGAGATATGCCGCTACACGCCCAGGTCAAACTGCTGAGAGTCCTGCAGAACAAGGAAATCCGCCCAATCGGTTCCAACAAGACTAAGCATATCGATGTACGCATTATCGCGGCCACCAACAGGGATCTGCTGCAGGAAATCGCCGAAAAACGGTTCCGAGAAGACCTCTATTACCGCCTCAACGTGATTCCGATGCAGCTTTCGCCCCTCCGTGACCGTAAAGAAGACATCGAAGACCTAGCGAATTATTTTATTCACACCTACCAGGGAACCGGCGAACACTATACGCTTTCTAAGGACGCGCTCCGTAAGCTACAGGAATACGACTGGCCCGGCAACATTCGCGAACTCGAAAACGTCATTCAGCGGGCCCTCTGCTTTACAAGCGCCGGAATCCTTCAGCCCGAAGACATTCAAATCAGCGGAATCGCCCCCTCCCCTAACACAAGCGCCGCCCACGCCGCCCCCTCTGCAATTCACGACGATTATGAAAGTTTCCGCCACAAGCAATTAGAGCAGGAACGCGACTTTCTTGTCGAAAAAATCCGCAAATGCAACGGATCTGTACGCCATGCCGCCGAAGAACTCGGAATGTTACGCACCGCCCTATACAACCGCCTAAACCACCTCGGCGTGAACATCAAGGAGATTTAAGGGGCGCCCTTTGCAAAACGTTTAAAGCCTTGTCCGTGTGGACAAGGCTGATTTTTATTTAAAGGCGTTTTTACCTAATGGGAGTCGCCCTTTTGCAGGATAATGACTAGGGTGCTACGGGGTCGTCTTGAAAGCAACGAACGGAGAAGCCTATGCTCTTATACATCTCCCAAGAAAGGTCATATTTATACCAATTGTCTAATTTTGCATAGTTAGCATCCAAATACCAGCTATAAGCGAATTCGCCATCTTTCTCCGTTGCACTCCAGAAAAGGACATAAAAGCCAACATGCATAGATCCGTAGTTATCGTCACGGCCAACAGGGAGTGCAGAGAAGCCGCTTTCATTCGTCGCATTCATCCATTCTACATTGCCAAGCGCCTGCTGCGCAGCATAGTCAACATCGGAGAACAGATTGTCCCATTCACTGCCCATCGGGATATGCCAACCATCAGGACAGATTCCCTGGTGAGGAGTCTTGATTGACCCTGTAGGCACTGAGGCCTTCTGCCACTTGGAGTCTATATCCATAGCTGCAGTCCAGGTGTAGTAGCGGCCACCCTTCAGACAGTTTGTGGTATCATTATTATAGCACCAGTTGTTGCCTATCAGGTAACTATGCGCCCCTTCATCGGCATAGTTCAAGTTTTCTGCCATCACGGTCATACCGTTAATCGTCACAGTCTTGTAAATGCGTCCATCACGTTTATCTTTTAGCGTTCCGTAATCGACTTTGGGATTGAAATAATTTCTGACACCTACATCAAAGTCGTAAACATTTACATTTCTAAAACCATTATTTTCACAAATACGGGTCGAATCATCGTTAAAGGTTCCATTCATCGCTACAGTACAGGCCATACCTTCCTGTTCTTCATTTGTGGTCGCCTCACGCCACACACCGGCATCACACACAAAGTACGTCTTAGTATCGACAATGCCAGTCATCATCTTGCCTTCCTTATCGCAGTCGTAACCCACGGTGTTATAGGCAACCTTGTCGACCATCAATGTCCAAACGTGGTTCGATGCGCAACTGTAATAACGTTTGTCGTAACTCGACTGTCCCATTTCGCCGGTGCGGTTCGTGGTGCAGCCCATCAGTTTGAGTTTCACATCATTGTCGCTGGCATCTCGCCACTGGTTCTCGGCAAGGTCAAACACATAGTAGGCATCGGTGCTATCACCTTTCTGGACATCGCCGTCGCTGCCAGGCACCCAGCCCTGTGTATCCACGATATAAGCTGTGGTGCGAACCCATTCGCGGTCTTCGCACTTGTACCAGTAGCCATTCACGAAGCCCGTATTCTTGTTTTTATTCGCGGCCACACTCTCAATGCAGCCTCCCAATTTCTGTTCTACAACGGAGGCGTCACGCCATTCCTTGGAAACAGCGTCGTACAAGTAGTACTTCGTTTCCGTTACGGAGCCGACCTTCACAGCACCATCTTTCCCCGCTTTCCACTGGTACGTATCCTTTTCAAAATCGTTTGCAATCACCCAGCGCATATCGCCCAGGCCATCGACAGCCTTGCAGATGTAACGCGTCTTAGAGCCTTTGCGTTTGCCAGCCGTCGCAGCCTTGACCGTTCCCGCCATTTTTGCATTGCAGCTATCGAGGCCATATTCGGTTGTCCAGAAATGACGTATGTATTGTTCAAAATTCGGAACCATCGCAGAAAGGCCCCAAGCGGCTACGTTGTGGCGTATCGTTGCAAGGCTGCCCGAAGAATCCGCATCGGCACTCCAGTCCGCAATATCCATACGCGTCTTCGCATCGTCCCACGTACCGT encodes:
- a CDS encoding sigma-54-dependent Fis family transcriptional regulator, which encodes MATFNLFAKDNATSSFIQDVLSSVDYQVDIFRDIPSADAIPQVPLVIWDLDSFPKQSLQMLRLFREKSPDTLILAYAESPEQLSGISNKLYDSFLSVESLKLHLMSQIAKLKEIRTARQIFNERMSHLVGKSPAMQQLRKTVQRAIVHTGPVLIQGETGVGKELIARAVGCMYEKFITVNCSAIPENLFESELFGHTRGAFTGAQNERIGLFEAADGGAIFLDEIGDMPLHAQVKLLRVLQNKEIRPIGSNKTKHIDVRIIAATNRDLLQEIAEKRFREDLYYRLNVIPMQLSPLRDRKEDIEDLANYFIHTYQGTGEHYTLSKDALRKLQEYDWPGNIRELENVIQRALCFTSAGILQPEDIQISGIAPSPNTSAAHAAPSAIHDDYESFRHKQLEQERDFLVEKIRKCNGSVRHAAEELGMLRTALYNRLNHLGVNIKEI
- a CDS encoding FISUMP domain-containing protein produces the protein MKKSLFSTKSSWSRKAIGSIQLRSLSLPKGRFAMMKSTQKCHPEWYTGPAEVQAKRVEGSLATSSWKGKALTGSSAFLVALSLVLFTACGENTTTEKIVEVATGGTEIVESVKDLPKCTKNNQGEQAYVKGEPSARICVDGKWFATKESAKDTVFMAGDTVYLDGGNFSCTTKELKDKSGLKIICNGDSVGVVLNGAKGEQGVAGKDGADGEQGIQGEKGDTGEKGDPGAAGRDGKNGTNGTNGTNGKDGTGCTLAQKGTKVTITCGDKSTTIDIGSGSGGVVDTVELDSEKVSVSLDSISGVSQKGPFLSGSKVQVKELESGRTLAQTGNNFDGKILNDKGEFRIPSRMMVSQYMMLEATGYYRNEVTGEESKSPLTLFGVTNVLLGNVVNINLLTHLEYERVIYLVVHEKMTVRQAKEQAQKEIFGLLDIDATGFSNSERLSIAGSSDEDGALLAFSIMFQGDRSVAQLTELLTKISTDMEKDGTWDDAKTRMDIADWSADADSSGSLATIRHNVAAWGLSAMVPNFEQYIRHFWTTEYGLDSCNAKMAGTVKAATAGKRKGSKTRYICKAVDGLGDMRWVIANDFEKDTYQWKAGKDGAVKVGSVTETKYYLYDAVSKEWRDASVVEQKLGGCIESVAANKNKNTGFVNGYWYKCEDREWVRTTAYIVDTQGWVPGSDGDVQKGDSTDAYYVFDLAENQWRDASDNDVKLKLMGCTTNRTGEMGQSSYDKRYYSCASNHVWTLMVDKVAYNTVGYDCDKEGKMMTGIVDTKTYFVCDAGVWREATTNEEQEGMACTVAMNGTFNDDSTRICENNGFRNVNVYDFDVGVRNYFNPKVDYGTLKDKRDGRIYKTVTINGMTVMAENLNYADEGAHSYLIGNNWCYNNDTTNCLKGGRYYTWTAAMDIDSKWQKASVPTGSIKTPHQGICPDGWHIPMGSEWDNLFSDVDYAAQQALGNVEWMNATNESGFSALPVGRDDNYGSMHVGFYVLFWSATEKDGEFAYSWYLDANYAKLDNWYKYDLSWEMYKSIGFSVRCFQDDPVAP